In the genome of Kwoniella shivajii chromosome 5, complete sequence, one region contains:
- a CDS encoding tubulin alpha-1A chain gives MLDARGHYTIGKDLVDGVLEQVRRLADNCSGLQGFFVFHSFGGGTGSGFGALLMERLSTDYGKKSKLEFSVYPAPKMSTSVVEPYNSVLTTHTTLEHSDCSFMVDNEAIYDICRRNLNITSPSFTNLNRLIAQVVSSITASLRFDGSLNVDLNEFQTNLVPFPRIHFPLATYAPVISAEKGKYMACCLLYRGDVVPKDVNAAVANVRTKRTIQFVDWCPTGFKLGICNEPPALVPGGDLAKVSRSLCMLSNTTSIATAWARLDNKFDLLYSKRAFVHWYVGEGMEEGEFSEAREDLAALEKDYEEVGIDSVDAEEEEGEY, from the exons ATGCTAGACGCCCGTGGTCACTATACTATCGGAAAGGATCTTGTCGATGGTGTTCTTGAACAAGTTCGAAGACTTGCCGACAACTGTTCAGGTCTTCAAGgtttcttcgtcttccactCTTTCGGTGGTGGTACAGGTTCTGGTTTCGGTGCACTTCTTATGGAGAGACTCTCCACCGATTACGGCAAGAAATCCAAACTCGAGTTCTCCGTTTACCCCGCCCCCAAGATGTCTACTTCAGTAGTTGAGCCTTACAACTCGGTCCTCACCACCCACACCACTCTTGAACATTCTGATTGTTCTTTCATGGTTGACAATGAAGC CATCTACGACATCTGTCGACGAAACTTGAACATCACCTCTCCTTCATTCACCAACCTCAACCGATTGATTGCTCAAGTCGTCTCTTCTATCACCGCTTCTCTTCGATTCGATGGTTCACTCAACGTCGACTTGAACGAATTCCAAACCAACTTGGTTCC TTTCCCTCGTATTCATTTCCCTCTTGCCACTTACGCTCCTGTCATCTCCGCAGAGAAGG GTAAATACATGGCTTGTTGTTTGCTTTACCGAGGAGATGTCGTTCCCAAGGACGTCAACGCCGCCGTTGCCAATGTACGAACCAAACGAACCATTCAATTCGTTGACTGGTGTCCTACCGGTTTCAAACTCGGTATCTGTAACGAGCCTCCTGCTCTCGTTCCAGGAGGTGATCTCGCAAAGGTCTCTCGATCTCTCTGTATGCTTTCCAACACCACTTCCATCGCCACCGCCTGGGCTCGACTTGACAACAAATTCGACTTGCTTTACTCAAAGCGAGCGTTTGTCCATTGG TACGTTGGCGAAGGTATGGAAGAGGGAGAGTTCTCAGAGGCCCGAGAAGATTTGGCCGCTTTGGAGAAGGATTACGAGGAGGTTGGAATCGACTCTGTGGACgctgaggaggaagagggtgaATACTAG
- a CDS encoding tubulin alpha-1A chain, which yields MREVISVHVGQAGVQIGNACWELYTLEHGLSPDGRLIEGTSHGGDDGFSTFFSETGSGKHVPRSLYVDLEPNVIDEVRTGTYRSLFHPETMISGKEDAANNCE from the exons ATGCGAGAGGTTATCAGT GTCCACGTTGGTCAAGCCG GTGTTCAAATTGGTAATGCTTGTTGGGAGCTTTACACCCTTGAGCACGGTTTGAGC CCTGATGGTCGTCTCATCGAGGGCACCTCCCAcggtggtgatgatgggttctctaccttcttctctgagACCGGTTCCGGAAAGCACGTACCCAGATCTCTCTACGTCGACCTTGAACCCAATGTCATTGATGAAGTACGAACTGGTACCTACCGAAGTCTCTTCCACCCTGAGACCATGATCAGCGGAAAGGAGGATGCGGCTAACAACTGTGAGTAA